CTTTCCCAGGCAGCCATCGCCATTGAAAACGCTTTGTTAAATGAAAAACTGGCCGAACTCAGCCTGGAAAAACCCATACGTGTTCAAGAAGCAAGGCAGGATGATAATCTGCAAAAAATAATAGACTATATCGATAACCATTTTGATCAGGATGTTTCAAGGGAAACACTATCCGGCATGTGTGGATTGAATCCGGATTATCTCGGCAAGCGCTTCAAATCACAAACAGGAAAATCCATAAACGATTATGTGAATGAATGCCGGATTCGCTATGCAGCAGACAAACTGTCGGAAACCGACAAAAAGGTGATCGACATAGCCTTTGATGCAGGATTTGAAAGTCTGCGAACTTTCAATCGAATTTTTTTCCGCATAATGGGCGATACTCCGACAAAATACAGGGAGAAAAGCAAAATTCAGAAAGAAAGCAACATCGGATATAAGTAATAGTAAATATACAAGGCCGAATATCAATACAAAATTTCATGTATTATGCGGCTCTTTTAAGGCTGATACGCATACCGGCCTTTGTTGCAAGAATGATAAGCATTTCCAAACTGAATTTTTCCCACTTGCCTCTAATTAGGTCAGAAACCCGTGACTGGCTGACACCAAAAATCTCAGCCGCTTCAGCCTGTGTAAGTTTCTTGTTTTTGATGAGCTTCCTGAGATCAGCCATTATTTCCGAACGCATTTGAAGAATTGCGGCCTCCTCGGGAGGAAATCCCAGATCGGCAAATACATTGTCGGAAGAATTAACAACAGGTTCTTTCATAATACTACCCTCCAATTTGCTTATATCGCCTGCGAGCAATTTCAATATCATGTTTATCCGTTTTCCGAGTCTTTTTTTGAAAAGAGTGAAGAACATAAATAGCATTTTCAAACTTTGCCACATAGATAATACGCCATTCTCCCAAAACATGTATTCGAATTTCCTTCACTCCACGACCTATGCCGGACATGGGTTTCCAATCGCTTGGTTCATGACCGCATTGAACGGAATATAATTCAAAACCCGCTGCTTTACGTGCTTCATACGGAAAATTACGGAGATCATCAAGGCTTGATCCGATAAATTTCAGGAGTTTCATAATAAAATATTATATAAGTTTTTATATATTTTACAAGAAGAAATTTAGTGTATATAAATAACATATTGTTACATCAACTATGAAATGTACCAACCTGTCATTTCGACCAACGGGAGAAATCTTTATAAATCTCTTAAAAGCAAGATATCTCCTTTCAGTCGAGATGACAATTGATGCATGACACAACAATAACTTTTATCGCCGGATTTGAAAGCCTTCGTACCTTCAACCGGATTTTTTTCCGCATCATGGGCGATACTCCGACAAAATACAGGGAGAAAAGCAAAATTCTGAAATAATCTATTTCCATGCTCCTTGAACCTATTTTAGCAAGCCATTCTCCTTAAACCTTGCAATAAAAACCTTTAACAAATTTCTAACATAAATTAACCACCTGTAAATTAGCATTATATCTCAAATAATCAGTATATTATATTTAATTATGCTGCTTTTGGACATTTCCAGACATGCTGCAAATGGCAAGACAAATACATATTTAATAGGTAAGCGGTAAGATATCATAAAAAATCTCCCAACCTGTCGTGCCTAACTCATAAAAGGCCGAAAATCATCATGTTTCGTCATACCAGCGAAAGCCGGTATCCAGCATAATTAAGACGATATCCGCATCGGTTCTAATCTTGAACCAGGCAGAAAGAGAATAATAGCTATGAATAAATTTATAAATATAAAGGAGGATAAAGGGATGAATATGCTAAAAAAAATAACTCAAAATATTTTAAGATGGATCTTGGTGATGTC
This DNA window, taken from Pseudomonadota bacterium, encodes the following:
- a CDS encoding helix-turn-helix domain-containing protein, with amino-acid sequence MKEPVVNSSDNVFADLGFPPEEAAILQMRSEIMADLRKLIKNKKLTQAEAAEIFGVSQSRVSDLIRGKWEKFSLEMLIILATKAGMRISLKRAA
- a CDS encoding type II toxin-antitoxin system RelE/ParE family toxin, which translates into the protein MKLLKFIGSSLDDLRNFPYEARKAAGFELYSVQCGHEPSDWKPMSGIGRGVKEIRIHVLGEWRIIYVAKFENAIYVLHSFQKKTRKTDKHDIEIARRRYKQIGG